The Lepidochelys kempii isolate rLepKem1 chromosome 5, rLepKem1.hap2, whole genome shotgun sequence genome window below encodes:
- the ZNF462 gene encoding zinc finger protein 462 isoform X7 codes for MEVLQCDGCDFRAPSYEDLKAHIQDVHTAFLQPTDVSEESPSQPRSGSMNASNQTEVEFSSVKDEFTIADEIAGQNAAQMGTGSYYSHSQSFYSQHMAPNPKPTNKFFQCKFCVRYFRSKNLLIEHTRKVHGTQAGGSSVGPPAAGSLNYNIMMHEGFGKVFSCQFCTYKSPRRARIIKHQKMYHKNNLKESSTPPTATAAISESASASVPVQESCKELPAEVVERSILESMVKPLTKSRGNFCCEWCSYQTPRRERWCDHMMKKHRSMVKILSSLRQQQDGTSLPDVQNKSAPNSAPNSNYISMNATGREMPNANVSNFRGSMSNSLIRPNSSTSSKFSSVSYPQMKPKSPHNSGMVNLSDRSRYGIADMTNSSADLETNSMLNDSSSDEELNEIDSENGLNSMDHQTSGMSAEQLMGSDGNKLLETKGIPFRRYMNRFQCPFCPFLTMHRRSISRHIENIHLSGKTAVYKCDECPFTCKSSLKLGAHKQCHTGTTSDWDAVNSQSESIASSLNESTVSYESGNINGRKSGGMMESVQQQQQQSPQPHSQHPYKCTLCNYSTTTLKGLRVHQQHKHSFCDNLPKYEGPSSNTPQESEVDAHAASSTVKKSQTSILGLSSKNNFVAKTSRKLTNDFPLDLSPVKKRTRIDEIASNLQSKINQNKQQEDAVINVEDDEEEEEDNEVEIEVELDKEEEQTEPLMEVSSSYAPQQMWGRDTNDSQKETNFRNMPHDYNSTNGAEIELTLSEDEEDYYCSSVNMKDHQGPNASLLGSQSSMYGSDQNSENAEFNDSGRLYYCKHCDFSNKSARSVSTHYQRMHPYIKFSFRYILDPNDHSAVYRCLECYIDYTNFEDLQQHYGEHHPEAMNVLNFDHSDLIYRCRFCSYTSPNVRSLMPHYQRMHPTVKINNAMIFSSYVVEQQEGLNAESQTLREILNSAPKTMATSTPVARGAGVPATFNKNASKSFSPECENQKEPSVNSVVVYDCDVCSFASPNMHSVLVHYQKKHPEEKASYFRIQKTMRVVSVDRGSALAQLSFELGTPISPKLSNMASQPPPPPPPPPDLTTELYYCKHCSYSNRSVVGVLVHYQKRHPEIKVTAKYIRQTPPTAAMMRGGEMPPGIQRPPASMQLNRGSSESSVAPLENEMFFCQHCDYGNRTVKGVLIHYQKKHRDFKANADVIRQHTATIRSLCDRGQKKLSSSMPVPTSNAERDKAKLRALKCRQCSYTSPYFYALRKHIKKDHPSLKATVTSILRWAFLDGLIEAGYHCEWCIYSHTEPSGLLVHYQRRHPEHYVDYTYMATKLWAGPDPSPPALMMPSEAKTYKCRDCIFEASSIWDITNHYQAFHPWAMNGDESVLLDIIKEKDAAEKAGTQSDEVGTRVNSEDQITTSQMEQDVDCTEDSSLPQEKNVQLASANPAISSTPYQCTVCQSEYNNLHGLLTHYGKKHPGMKVKAADFAQDIDINPGAVYKCRHCPYINTRIHGVLTHYQKRHPSIKVTAEDFVHDVEQSNDMSQNDVEETSRIFKQGYGAYRCKLCPYTHGTLEKLKIHYEKYHNQPEFDVFAQSPPKASAAMEPESTPEIKASPEIAAEDIGEVAVPASHFSSSHLVSHTVFRCQLCKYFCSTRKGIARHYRIKHNNVRAQPEGKNNLFKCALCSYTNPIRKGLAAHYQKRHDIDAYYTHCLAASRTVSDKPSKVIIPSPPKDTSPQLSEELRRAVEKKKCSLCSFQSFSKKGIVSHYMKRHPGVFPKKQHASKLGGYFTAVYADEHEKQILGEERNDFEKSEVENETQEIEWLPFRCIKCFKLSFSTAELLCMHYTDHHSKDLKRDFTILGCGTRSQSSAYQCKHCDSKPHSMAELALHLNSHNEEFQKRAQRQERRKQLLSKQKYADGAFADFKQERTFGHLEDVSKFKERKVVGYKCKFCVEVHPTLRAICNHLRKHVQYGNVSSVTATVKQEAEDSSNTTLEGFEGAKDHGMVEFTEAESGASLEDETRPGGYHCSQCDRVLMSMQGLRSHERSHLALAMFTREDKYSCQYCSFVSAFRHNLDRHMQTHHGHHKPFRCKLCPFKSSYNSRLKTHILKAHAELHPDQSEGLDIRPINGAGHPANWWSWTSAPIRSSVGRVSGGPEFSRTSMGGDWQNCQILHTPNLLTFSSS; via the exons ATGGAGGTGCTGCAGTGCGATGGCTGTGATTTTCGAGCTCCATCCTATGAAGACCTTAAAGCTCACATTCAGGATGTTCACACTGCTTTTTTGCAGCCAACAGATGTTTCTGAGGAAAGTCCTAGCCAGCCAAGGTCTGGCTCCATGAATGCTAGCAACCAGACAGAGGTCGAATTTTCTTCTGTAAAAGATGAATTTACAATTGCAGATGAAATTGCAG ggCAAAATGCAGCTCAGATGGGGACTGGAAGTTATTATAGCCATAGCCAGAGTTTTTATAGCCAGCACATGGCCCCAAATCCTAAACCAACAAACAAGTTTTTCCAGTGCAAATTCTGTGTGCGTTACTTCAGATCCAAAAACCTTCTCATAGAACATACCCGAAAAGTGCATGGCACACAAGCTGGAGGGAGCTCTGTGGGACCGCCTGCTGCTGGATCCTTAAATTACAACATCATGATGCATGAGGGGTTTGGCAAAGTTTTCTCTTGCCAGTTCTGTACCTACAAATCGCCAAGGCGTGCAAGGATTATTAAGCACCAGAAAATGTATCACAAAAATAATCTAAAGGAGAGTTCAACTCCCCCTACTGCCACAGCTGCCATATCTGAATCTGCATCCGCATCCGTGCCGGTGCAGGAATCCTGCAAGGAGCTGCCTGCTGAAGTAGTAGAGCGTAGCATCTTGGAATCCATGGTCAAGCCTTTAACAAAGTCTAGGGGCAACTTTTGCTGCGAATGGTGTAGCTATCAGACCCCTCGAAGGGAACGCTGGTGTGACCACATGATGAAGAAGCATCGCAGCATGGTAAAAATACTGTCAAGCCTGAGACAGCAACAGGATGGAACCAGTTTGCCTGATGTGCAGAACAAAAGTGCACCAAACTCTGCCCCAAACTCCAACTATATCTCTATGAATGCTACAGGGCGTGAGATGCCGAATGCCAACGTCTCAAACTTCAGAGGCTCCATGAGTAACTCCCTTATCAGACCCAATTCTTCTACATCTTCAAAGTTTTCTTCTGTGTCTTATCCTCAAATGAAGCCTAAGTCACCTCATAACTCTGGTATGGTTAATTTGTCTGACAGATCCCGCTATGGAATAGCTGACATGACAAATTCTTCTGCTGACCTGGAAACTAATAGTATGCTAAATGACTCTAGCTCTGATGAAGAGCTAAATGAAATAGACAGTGAGAATGGCTTGAACTCCATGGATCACCAGACCTCAGGAATGTCTGCAGAGCAGCTGATGGGATCTGATGGTAACAAATTATTGGAAACAAAGGGGATCCCCTTTAGAAGATACATGAACAGGTTCCAGTGCCCTTTTTGCCCTTTCCTCACTATGCACCGCCGAAGCATCTCCCGCCATATTGAGAACATCCACCTCTCTGGGAAGACGGCTGTATACAAGTGCGATGAATGTCCTTTCACTTGTAAGAGTTCATTAAAACTTGGAGCTCATAAACAATGTCATACAGGTACAACATCAGATTGGGATGCTGTGAATTCCCAGAGTGAAAGCATAGCCTCCTCTCTGAATGAAAGCACAGTGTCTTATGAAAGTGGAAATATAAATGGCAGGAAGTCAGGCGGAATGATGGAATCtgtgcagcagcaacagcagcagtccCCTCAACCCCACTCTCAGCACCCCTATAAATGCACGCTGTGCAACTACTCCACAACTACTTTGAAAGGTCTCCGAGTTCATCAGCAACACAAGCATTCTTTTTGTGATAACTTGCCAAAATACGAGGGACCGTCATCCAATACTCCACAAGAGAGTGAGGTGGATGCCCATGCTGCCTCCAGCACTGTGAAGAAAAGCCAGACCTCAATTCTTGGGTTATCATCTAAAAATAACTTTGTAGCTAAGACCTCTCGAAAACTGACAAATGACTTTCCCCTAGATCTATCGCCTGTGAAGAAGCGAACTAGAATCGATGAAATAGCGAGCAACCTACAGAGCAAAATTAACCAAAACAAGCAACAAGAAGATGCAGTGATTAACGTAGAGGAtgatgaagaagaggaggaagacaaTGAAGTGGAGATAGAAGTAGAATTGGACAAGGAAGAAGAACAAACAGAGCCATTGATGGAGGTGTCTAGTTCCTATGCACCCCAGCAAATGTGGGGAAGAGATACTAATGATTCTCAGAAGGAGACTAATTTCAGGAACATGCCGCATGATTATAATTCCACCAATGGGGCAGAAATTGAGCTAACTTTATCTGAAGATGAGGAAGATTATTATTGCTCTTCTGTCAACATGAAGGATCATCAAGGGCCTAATGCATCTCTTCTGGGCAGCCAGTCGAGTATGTATGGATCTGATCAAAACAGTGAAAACGCAGAGTTTAATGATTCCGGACGGCTTTATTATTGCAAACACTGTGACTTTAGCAACAAATCTGCGAGGAGTGTTAGCACCCACTACCAACGGATGCATCCTTACATTAAGTTCAGCTTTAGGTATATATTGGACCCTAACGATCACAGTGCTGTGTACAGATGCCTTGAATGTTACATTGACTACACCAACTTTGAAGACCTGCAGCAGCATTACGGTGAGCATCATCCTGAAGCTATGAATGTACTCAACTTTGATCATTCTGATCTGATCTACCGCTGCCGCTTTTGCTCTTACACTAGCCCGAATGTTAGAAGCTTGATGCCGCACTACCAAAGAATGCACCCAACTGTTAAAATTAACAATGCAATGATATTTTCAAGCTATGTAGTCGAGCAGCAAGAAGGGTTAAATGCAGAGTCGCAAACACTGAGAGAGATCTTGAATTCTGCTCCCAAGACCATGGCAACTTCCACCCCAGTGGCCCGCGGGGCTGGAGTTCCTGCTACATTTAACAAAAATGCTTCAAAGAGTTTTAGTCCAGAATGTGAAAATCAGAAAGAGCCTTCAGTTAATAGCGTTGTGGTGTATGACTGTGATGTGTGTTCGTTTGCAAGCCCTAACATGCATTCTGTTCTGGTGCATTATCAGAAAAAACACCCTGAAGAAAAGGCTTCATATTTCAGGATTCAGAAGACCATGCGGGTGGTGTCTGTCGACAGGGGTTCTGCCCTAGCTCAACTGTCCTTTGAGCTGGGAACTCCCATCTCCCCAAAACTGTCCAACATGGCTTCACAGccaccacctcccccccccccaccaccagacCTCACCACTGAACTCTACTACTGCAAGCACTGTTCATATAGCAACCGCTCGGTGGTGGGAGTGCTCGTCCACTATCAGAAAAGGCATCCAGAAATAAAGGTCACTGCGAAATACATTAGGCAGACGCCCCCCACAGCAGCAATGATGAGGGGTGGTGAAATGCCACCTGGCATTCAGAGGCCACCAGCGTCTATGCAGCTGAACAGGGGCAGCTCTGAGAGCTCTGTGGCTCCCCTTGAGAATGAAATGTTCTTCTGTCAGCATTGTGACTATGGAAATCGGACCGTTAAAGGCGTGCTCATTCATTATCAAAAGAAGCATCGTGACTTCAAAGCCAATGCAGATGTGATCAGACAGCACACAGCCACGATTAGAAGCCTTTGCGATCGTGGCCAGAAAAAATTGTCCAGCAGCATGCCTGTGCCCACTTCCAATGCAGAGCGGGACAAGGCTAAACTAAGAGCTCTCAAATGCCGGCAGTGTTCCTACACGTCGCCTTATTTTTACGCACTGAGGAAGCATATTAAGAAAGACCATCCAAGCCTGAAGGCCACAGTTACATCCATTTTACGATGGGCATTTTTGGATGGCTTAATAGAAGCTGGTTATCACTGTGAATGGTGTATTTATTCACATACAGAGCCTAGCGGTTTGCTCGTGCATTACCAAAGGAGACATCCTGAGCATTATGTTGACTATACATACATGGCCACTAAACTCTGGGCAGGTCCAgatccttcccctccagccctaATGATGCCATCAGAGGCAAAAACCTATAAATGCAGAGACTGCATTTTTGAAGCATCTTCCATTTGGGATATTACTAATCACTATCAGGCTTTTCATCCTTGGGCCATGAATGGGGATGAATCTGTGTTGCTGGATATCATCAAGGAGAAAGATGCTGCTGAGAAAGCTGGTACTCAGTCCGATGAAGTTGGGACTAGGGTTAATTCTGAAGACCAGATAACCACATCACAGATGGAACAGGACGTGGATTGTACAGAAGACTCCAGCCTCCCCCAAGAAAAAAATGTCCAGCTGGCCTCTGCAAACCCTGCGATATCCTCCACGCCGTATCAGTGCACAGTATGCCAGTCTGAATACAATAACTTGCACGGCCTCCTGACACATTATGGCAAAAAACATCCTGGCATGAAAGTTAAAGCTGCAGATTTTGCACAGGACATAGACATTAACCCAGGAGCCGTGTACAAGTGCAGGCATTGCCCTTACATTAATACGCGCATCCACGGTGTCCTTACACACTACCAGAAACGGCATCCGTCAATAAAGGTCACCGCTGAGGATTTTGTGCATGACGTGGAGCAGTCTAATGACATGTCCCAGAATGATGTGGAAGAAACAAGTAGGATTTTCAAGCAAGGGTATGGTGCTTACAGATGCAAATTATGCCCTTATACCCATGGCACTTTGGAAAAGCTTAAAATTCACTATGAAAAATACCACAACCAACCTGAATTTGATGTGTTTGCGCAGTCACCACCAAAGGCGTCTGCGGCCATGGAGCCGGAGAGTACCCCTGAAATAAAGGCTTCTCCAGAAATTGCTGCTGAGGACATCGGAGAAGTCGCCGTGCCAGCTTCTCATTTCTCCAGCTCTCATCTCGTGTCTCACACAGTATTCCGGTGCCAGCTGTGCAAATATTTCTGCTCCACCCGGAAGGGGATAGCCAGGCACTACCGCATCAAACACAACAATGTCCGGGCGCAGCCGGAAGGCAAAAACAACCTCTTCAAGTGTGCTTTGTGTTCCTACACAAACCCCATCCGCAAAGGGCTTGCAGCACACTACCAGAAACGGCACGACATTGACGCTTATTACACTCATTGCCTGGCAGCCTCCAGGACGGTAAGTGACAAGCCCAGTAAAGTGATCATTCCGTCTCCTCCCAAAGACACCTCTCCTCAACTGAGCGAGGAGCTGAGGAGGGCAGTGGAAAAGAAGAAGTGCTCGCTTTGTTCCTTCCAGTCCTTTAGCAAAAAAGGCATCGTGTCCCACTACATGAAACGTCACCCTGGTGTTTTCCCTAAGAAGCAGCATGCGAGCAAGCTAGGGGGCTACTTTACAGCTGTGTATGCTGACGAGCATGAAAAGCAGATCCTAGGTGAGGAGAGAAATGATTTTGAAAAGTCTGAGGTGGAGAATGAGACTCAGGAAATCGAGTGGCTTCCTTTCAGGTGTATAAAATGTTTCAAACTGTCCTTCAGCACCGCCGAGCTGCTGTGTATGCATTACACTGACCACCACAGCAAGGATTTGAAGAGAGACTTTACCATACTGGGATGTGGCACCCGCTCTCAGAGCTCTGCCTACCAGTGCAAGCACTGTGATAGCAAACCGCATAGCATGGCGGAGCTGGCCTTGCATTTGAACAGTCACAATGAGGAATTCCAGAAGCGTGCCCAACGTCAAGAGAGGAGGAAACAGCTTTTGAGCAAGCAGAAATATGCAGATGGTGCTTTTGCAGATTTCAAACAAGAGAGG ACATTCGGTCACTTGGAAGATGTATCAAAATTTAAGGAGAGGAAAGTTGTTGGatacaaatgtaaattttgtGTGGAAGTTCATCCCACCCTTCGAGCCATCTGTAATCACCTTCGCAAGCATGTTCAGTATGGGAATGTCTCGTCTGTGACAGCTACCGTAAAG CAGGAAGCGGAAGATTCTTCAAACACAACTTTGGAGGGTTTTGAGGGAGCAAAAGACCATGGCATGGTGGAATTTACAGAAGCTGAATCTGGAGCATCCTTGGAAGATGAAACCAGGCCTGGGGGATACCACTGCAGCCAGTGTGACCGGGTTTTGATGTCTATGCAGGGTCTGCGATCTCATGAGAGAAGTCATTTGGCTCTGGCCATGTTTACCCGTGAAGACAAGTACAGCTGCCAGTATTGCTCCTTTGTCTCTGCTTTCAGGCACAA TTTGGATCGCCATATGCAGACTCACCACGGACACCATAAACCATTCCGTTGCAAACTCTGCCCATTCAAGTCTTCCTATAATAGCCGCCTGAAAACTCATATACTCAAAGCTCATGCTG